The following are encoded together in the Phyllopteryx taeniolatus isolate TA_2022b chromosome 21, UOR_Ptae_1.2, whole genome shotgun sequence genome:
- the polr1f gene encoding DNA-directed RNA polymerase I subunit RPA43 — MANLEYVEDHPKHVKMSGEISETCPQKAAAGLSSAAGRDFDKVACAIPSFAAASELVSAPYSCLVMNTHRRHVALPPLYLNKKKTGLQGELQAELLKFSPSLQGVPLAYDNIQIVRCFGDIYDDSGYIHMDIEANFIIFQPKNGQRLLGKVNKLGVSHVGCLVHGCFNASIPKPNLVSVDTWREAGPRIGSELEFEVIALDADTAGVLLIRGRLDRTRIQEMLAFAESVDSGVADDHAEDTAPVAEPTEASIVEDSTKKKKKKKDKIKEVTEEGVTIKEEVIEEEAASPFFQDGCNTTLELNGTERDINGEKKKKKKKKDKIKEVTEEGVTIKEEVIEEEAASPFFQDGCNTTLELNGTERDINGKKKKKKKKKDKIKEVTEAGVKIKEVIEEKAALPFFQGGSNTTLELNGTERDTNGEKKKKKKKKDKIKEVTGEGVKIKEVIEEKAASPFFQDGSNTTLELNGTESDTNSKKKKKKKEKRIKEEEQVQLSPMEIHTSDSSGYHTDKPNKKRKHEKESEITASFSQDAEAPKSKKKKRKSDV; from the exons ATGGCGAACTTGGAGTATGTCGAAGACCACCCAAAACACGTGAAAATGTCTGGCGAAATCTCAGAGACTTGCCCTCAGAAAGCGGCGGCTGGGTTGTCCTCTGCCGCGGGGAGGGATTTCGACAAGGTGGCGTGCGCTATCCCGTCTTTTGCGGCCGCTTCCGAGCTTGTGTCAGCGCCTTACTCGTGTCTGGTGATGAACACGCACCGAAGACACGTCGCTCTACCGCCCCTCTACCTGAACAAGAAGAAGACGGGGTTACAGGGGGAGTTACAGGCCGAGCTGCTCAAATTCTCACCGAG CCTCCAAGGTGTACCTCTAGCTTATGACAATATCCAGATTGTGCGCTGCTTTGGAGACATTTATGATGACAGCGGGTACATCCACATGGACATAGAGGCCAACTTTATTATATTTCAACCTAAAAATGGACAAAGATTGCTG GGGAAGGTGAATAAACTGGGTGTGAGCCACGTGGGCTGCCTGGTGCACGGCTGCTTTAACGCCAGCATTCCCAAGCCCAACCTGGTCTCCGTGGATACCTGGAGGGAAGCGGGGCCCAGGATTGGCTCTGAGCTTGAGTTTGAGGTGATTGCGCTTGATGCTGACACTGCTGGTGTGCTGCTTATAAGGGGAAGGCTGGACAGAACCAG GATTCAAGAAATGTTGGCTTTTGCCGAGAGCGTGGACTCAGGCGTCGCCGACGACCATGCAGAAGACACAGCACCAGTCGCAGAACCCACTGAGGCGTCTATCGTGGAAGACTccaccaagaagaagaaaaaaaagaaagataaaaTCAAAGAAGTGACGGAAGAGGGGGTAACAATCAAAGAAGAAGTGATAGAAGAGGAAGCAGCCTCGCCGTTCTTCCAAGATGGTTGTAACACAACGCTAGAGCTCAACGGAACAGAGCGTGACATAAACGgcgagaaaaagaagaagaagaaaaagaaagataaaATCAAAGAAGTGACAGAAGAGGGGGTAACAATCAAAGAAGAAGTGATAGAAGAGGAAGCAGCCTCTCCGTTCTTCCAAGATGGTTGTAACACAACGCTAGAGCTCAACGGAACAGAGCGTGACATAAAcggcaagaaaaagaagaagaaaaaaaagaaagataaaaTCAAAGAAGTGACAGAAGCGGGGGTAAAAATCAAAGAAGTGATCGAAGAGAAAGCGGCCTTGCCGTTCTTCCAAGGCGGTTCTAACACAACGCTAGAGTTGAACGGAACAGAGCGCGACACAAACggtgagaaaaagaagaagaagaaaaagaaagataaaATCAAAGAAGTGACAGGAGAGGGGGTAAAAATCAAAGAAGTGATAGAAGAGAAAGCGGCCTCGCCGTTCTTCCAAGACGGTTCTAACACAACGCTCGAGTTGAACGGAACAGAGAGCGACACAAAcagtaagaagaagaagaagaaaaaagagaagaggataaaagaagaagaacaggtTCAGCTCTCTCCCATGGAAATCCACACCAGTGACTCCAGCGGTTACCATACCGACAAGCCCAATAAGAAGAGGAAACATGAAAAGGAGAGTGAAATCACAGCAAGTTTTAGTCAAGATGCTGAAGCACCAAagtccaagaagaagaagaggaaaagtGACGTTTGA
- the LOC133471046 gene encoding transmembrane protein 196 isoform X1 translates to MCSTRKILWSLLLLSVVEVGLGVASIVLGAVGIIWVRGQHKPQQGDASPVWSGLCFLLCGMCGVLCARKRTGLTMILFSACCICGLIGGILNFQFVRALSKRPDSMQSIHLAAMTLACLGISSCTLSTWLTCRLASSEQQRMFLEREHSLHHSHEMTVKVAKYGFRMHSLPIDIMRACVQQDVLDNSSNGIPQISYNGHSSASP, encoded by the exons ATGTGCTCGACCCGCAAAATTCTGTGGAGCCTTCTCCTCCTGTCGGTGGTGGAGGTGGGCCTGGGCGTGGCGAGCATCGTGCTCGGAGCCGTGGGCATCATCTGGGTTCGGGGGCAGCACAAGCCGCAGCAAGGCGACGCTTCGCCGGTGTGGAGCGGACTCTGT TTTCTGCTTTGCGGGATGTGTGGAGTGTTGTGTGCTCGAAAGAGGACCGGCCTTACT ATGATTTTGTTCTCAGCGTGCTGCATCTGTGGTCTGATCGGCGGCATCCTCAACTTCCAGTTTGTCCGTGCGCTCAGTAAACGACCAGATTCCATGCAATCCATCCACCTGGCTGCCATGACTCTGGCCTGTCTGG GGATTTCGTCGTGTACATTATCCACGTGGCTCACCTGTCGTCTGGCGAGCTCTGAGCAGCAGAGGATGTTCTTGGAGAGGGAGCACTCCCTGCACCATTCGCACGAGATGACTGTGAAGGTAGCAAAATATGGCTTCCGGATGCATAGCTTGCCTATTGATATAATGCGGGCCTGTGTTCAACAGGATGTCCTGGACAACTCCAGTAACGGTATCCCTCAGATCTCCTACAACGGGCACAGCAGTGCATCACCATGA
- the LOC133471046 gene encoding transmembrane protein 196 isoform X2 produces the protein MCSTRKILWSLLLLSVVEVGLGVASIVLGAVGIIWVRGQHKPQQGDASPVWSGLCFLLCGMCGVLCARKRTGLTMILFSACCICGLIGGILNFQFVRALSKRPDSMQSIHLAAMTLACLGISSCTLSTWLTCRLASSEQQRMFLEREHSLHHSHEMTVKDVLDNSSNGIPQISYNGHSSASP, from the exons ATGTGCTCGACCCGCAAAATTCTGTGGAGCCTTCTCCTCCTGTCGGTGGTGGAGGTGGGCCTGGGCGTGGCGAGCATCGTGCTCGGAGCCGTGGGCATCATCTGGGTTCGGGGGCAGCACAAGCCGCAGCAAGGCGACGCTTCGCCGGTGTGGAGCGGACTCTGT TTTCTGCTTTGCGGGATGTGTGGAGTGTTGTGTGCTCGAAAGAGGACCGGCCTTACT ATGATTTTGTTCTCAGCGTGCTGCATCTGTGGTCTGATCGGCGGCATCCTCAACTTCCAGTTTGTCCGTGCGCTCAGTAAACGACCAGATTCCATGCAATCCATCCACCTGGCTGCCATGACTCTGGCCTGTCTGG GGATTTCGTCGTGTACATTATCCACGTGGCTCACCTGTCGTCTGGCGAGCTCTGAGCAGCAGAGGATGTTCTTGGAGAGGGAGCACTCCCTGCACCATTCGCACGAGATGACTGTGAAG GATGTCCTGGACAACTCCAGTAACGGTATCCCTCAGATCTCCTACAACGGGCACAGCAGTGCATCACCATGA
- the LOC133471046 gene encoding transmembrane protein 196 isoform X3, translating to MRGNLEATDSALGLSSTFLLCGMCGVLCARKRTGLTMILFSACCICGLIGGILNFQFVRALSKRPDSMQSIHLAAMTLACLGISSCTLSTWLTCRLASSEQQRMFLEREHSLHHSHEMTVKDVLDNSSNGIPQISYNGHSSASP from the exons ATGAGAGGAAATTTAGAGGCCACTGACTCTGCACTGGGACTCTCTTCAACT TTTCTGCTTTGCGGGATGTGTGGAGTGTTGTGTGCTCGAAAGAGGACCGGCCTTACT ATGATTTTGTTCTCAGCGTGCTGCATCTGTGGTCTGATCGGCGGCATCCTCAACTTCCAGTTTGTCCGTGCGCTCAGTAAACGACCAGATTCCATGCAATCCATCCACCTGGCTGCCATGACTCTGGCCTGTCTGG GGATTTCGTCGTGTACATTATCCACGTGGCTCACCTGTCGTCTGGCGAGCTCTGAGCAGCAGAGGATGTTCTTGGAGAGGGAGCACTCCCTGCACCATTCGCACGAGATGACTGTGAAG GATGTCCTGGACAACTCCAGTAACGGTATCCCTCAGATCTCCTACAACGGGCACAGCAGTGCATCACCATGA